TCTTCATGGAAACTTATCAAACTTGAATAATCAATATCGGAGTCACTCAAATGAATCACcgtgaatttaaatttaaattcccCGTTATACTCAAAAACAACGAAATAATCTTGCTTTAATGCTGATAAGTATACAACTCCGTAACAACCTTCATTCAAACAAACGCTAAAATCTTCTCTCTACCTCCATTTTACTTTTATTCCATCCCCAGCTGGTAGGTCCAACAATATTCAAGTTTTCAAATTACATTACAAAAATTCTTTGATCTCTAACTGGCAGAATAAACCATAACCAAAAAGCCAGCAACTTCTGATGCAACATGAAACAAACCGAATCATCAACTTATTCACCATTTTCAGGCACCAAACAACTATTTGTGAATTTATTTACCAGCATTAATCCccttcttaattaattatttaataattctaAGGCAATCATCAactgattaaaaaatataaatgacacAAGGACAAACTTCAACGTCACTCACTTCGCCAAGTGATACACACTAACTGAATGACCTATGGCAGAACAATATTGGTTTTGCATCCAGATCTCTCATCCCATACATTCCGGCAGTATTCTATAaccaaaaatttatataaaatagattCAACGAACGAATAACCTCTTTCATAACCAAAATTAGAACATCAGGATCTCCGAATACAGGTGGTTATACTTACAGTTTTTCCAAGGTCTGGGTGTGCTTCCCACACTTGTCCCACCACACTGCACACTCGATCGGTAATTGCTGACATAAACACTCAGGATTTCATCCACCTAATACAACCAACTTTCAGATCTGTCGGAAGGCATCTCTCTCAGCCTCTATCAAACAGATTTCAGATTAACCAAATTTAAACGAAGTTTGAcatcaacaaagaaaaatatcacACACTTGAATGGGAGAAGATGGGCCCCACCACTTAGGTATCAAACAACAAGGGCAACCCATTTCTATCCCTATGATGCATGCAGCTGGAACTACTGGATCTGCCAGGTATTAAGTTTCAATCACAAACACTGTTAATGACAATCAATCAgctatttgaaacaaaataaaatgacaaattcaaagaaatgcaaaaattcaaatacaatgATATCAATAACAATTACCaggaaattcaaagaaaactaCACTGCATTACacagcaaagaaaagaaatcgTTCAAATTAATACCTAAGTTGGAGCCTCCATATCTGGAGTCGAAGGGGTAAGATTCGCCGGTATGCCACTGTTGGGAGGGGATGCTCCACGCTGCTTCTTGACTCTCCGGAGCTGCTTGGAGGCGGTTCTTCAACGGGACTCGCATGGGGTTAGGGGGCGTTGGTTCCTGGGACTGGGAGCGGCTGTGAGGTGCTGCTTCCGCGCGACTTCGACGATTTGCGAGGTCCTGGGAGGACTGCGTGGGGTTGGGTATCGCGTTTAGAGAGCGGGGTTTCTAGTTTCTTCTACGATGGCTGCGCTAGGTTACGAATAATGATATTCAGGTAATCAAATGGGGGTGGGACATGGTTTTTAAAACTTACCCGATCCAACATAAACAACCAGGCCCATGTTAGTCCACAAAAAAACCAACTCCATGCTACCACTCCACTACCGCGCTGGCTTAATAGCTGCGGCTCAATAATTTAACAACACACCACAGCTGCCCCCAATCTCAATAAACTCCTGTAGGTTTTGCTTGTCACCTTTTCAATAGGTTTTGggaataccttgcaccattttTCTATGATTCTACACCATAATAATCCTAATAAATCTGCACCCTCaacatttttaataatatatctCAAGGGTACTGCACCCTGGATCACCAAAGATCCAAAAAAGTTGACTGGAGCATTAGAAAACCTTCCTGTTTTTTAAGCGTAGTTGTATATTCACCAAAGAATATGTTTAAAAACGTAGTTATATGATTATGGATACAACCACTTTTTTAAAGTGTGACAATAATTAACCGCGTGACAACAAAATAAGCGCAGTTATAGTTCAATAAGAACGCATATTGATAAAGTAACAAGTACGCGTGGATGTAATTCCTGTAAAAATATGACCATAGCTAAAAAAAATATGGCCGAAAACTATagttatacttttttttttcattttttgacaCGTTTTAAAaatgtaacaaattttttaataataaatatatattaaaatataaaatatatattaaaaataaattaaaaaatacgtGTATTCATAGTTTCATACGCTATATGTTACAAAAATGACTTCGCTAGGTTTAATAGACCACgtgttacaaattttataaacaTTTCTTGAGCTTACctgtatttttatctttggcGAGATGATTGATACctaatttatctaaaatttaatggGTTTTTACTATTCTTTGCTCATTATTTCGTAAAGCACTTAAAATTTTCAGTGTAAATGaacttaatttatatatagatagttatataattttaggataaagtattaaattagttCTCCACGTTTGAACGTAACCCTATTTTGGTTCTTAAAGCTTAAAGTATCCTATTTGAATAAtctaaaaaagttttatttagttaCAATGTAGTTTCACTGTGagatcaaagttaaataattaatggaaTATCCTACATAAAAATAGTACAAGAACAAGAtcgataatttaaaaaacaagtaCAAATTCaagaggcacaaaatcaactgcgaatgtattaatatatttagttattatttttttaataatttaaataaaatattttctataaaactaaagagaatgataaataaatgtattgatgcatccaCGGTTAATTTTGTGCCTGTAGAATTTGTATTTATTCTCTAGATTATTAATCTTGTTCTTGCATGTTGTTATATAGGacatttcgttaattatttaactttgacctcatAGTGGAACTATATTGAagttaaatgaaacttttttttattcaaataaaatattttaaacctTAAAAACCATAACAGGATTACGCCCAAATATAAGgaattaatttaatactttatcctataattttatttgtccttatcaattatataaaattacaaatcatacatttttttctctcttactAACTATGAAGCACGGACACTTTGTTGAGTTGTCGTGTCTGCGTGTCGGACACATTTCGGACACGACACTCACCAATACTTGTTCGACACGCGTGTCTGCTGTGTTCAAACCGTGtctcaataaaaactaaaaaattcttCTCCGGATACACttggacacacttaaataccatcACGTATTAGCGTATCCGgtcttattattaatatatactcttaaaataaatttagatatagtatatattattatttattaaaacaaaaaatattttaaatacttgatataattaaaataagacattaaaaataatttaaaaaattaattcatattttaatatcaataaaatattaaaatatcattacggtttatctaaaaaatattttatattttataagtaTGCATGTATCCGTgtcatgtaaaattttaaaattcacatGTCGACGTGTCTCATATTGTATCGTGTTCCGTGTCCATGTCAATGTCCGTACTTCGTAGTTTActaatttgtttttctctttctcattttATGTCTATTTACCCAAAAATTACTTGAACTCATGGACGAGATTGAAAGATGAGGAGAAGCCGTGTGGGAGTGTGGTGAGATAGGGTTGGGCTAGAGAGAGAAGTATGATGATGATtgaatttggtaaaaaaaatgttgggtgtttaaatattaattttaaagatataactaaaataaatttaaaaattagggataaaattaaaataaattaaaatttaaatgtatttttaaaatttttagtaaattttagagacaaaaaatatactattaAATGAATGCTAATGGAGGGTTGTTTCCAATATTTTTGATGATGGGATAATAGGTGTCTAAATGAATTATTGGACTAGTTTATTTAATCTAttcttttttgaattaattgaaCCCATTTTATTTAACCCATAATTTaaacaaatttgattttaataacaaagaCAGACTAATGCAATAAATTTAACCCATTTTGAGAGGCCCTAGTCCTTTTCGGACTAAAATTCACCCAAAAGGCCGAAATATCGGTGTCACTTACTCAATCATTCCTTagttaaaaatttcaaaattacttttattagaTGGAAAAAAAACGCATGCTAATTCATCGGAATCTAGGCTGAATAAACATGATGTGGCTGAATTGACAATTCAAGTCATAGTAGGGAATAAAATTCCAATATGATCCCACTAAACATTACGCACTTGCTGTCGGCAAAGATATTAACTATGCCTCGAGCCAAATTATTAGGCCCCAAGTAATTTGGTCCAAagtatagaaaaaaatatttcataaatataaatattttattttttatccttttgCCGTTTTGCGTGTTAATTAGTTCACGAGCGtttcattattcttttgattatatatatagagatcGAGAGCGTGTATTTTGCTTAAACATGCAATTTTCTATATATCTCATTCAGAATTGTGTCATTATATAGAAACGAACAGTAGTAGAACTAAATTGCACCATGGCTCTGAGTTTTAAGTTTGACACAGAACCAATAAACCaggtttttttttctctctcttctttaaatatttgtttttcgTATTTCATTTCTTATTAAGTTAGGTGAAGTCGACTTTACGTAAAATTAAGATCTAGGAGTCGtttgatgaaaatttagtcaaattaattaaatcatctaacgattttcaggtatcaatttcacgtgaagtcgattgTACCTGAATTTTTACCTTCTTATTTTTGCCATATGTTATAATAGTTAGAAACTAAGATAAAAGattacagaaaaatatatcgttatatttattatgatttatatataatacaaattACAGTCTATTtataagtataaaataaattaaaaataataaaaataactgtttaaaatttaaattccaaTATAAATTTAAGTATTTAAATACTATTGCAACAGTAATAATGGTTCACTACAACGTCATTGCAGGTACTTTTCCGAGGAAATTCTTCTGTGAAGCTAGTGATACTAAATAGGCCTCATAAGTTAAATGTCCTTAACTTTGAAATGGTAAGTAATTTAAATAGGTCATTGTTATGGTATTTAAAAGTATTAGTCTAATTTAtcgaaagaaattaaaaattaatatttaattttaaaaatataaaaataaataattattaaatattcaaaaattatcataaaaaataaattaatagataaaagTTAAGTATCAAGTTATAGACACTATAGAACTTACCATTTAAATATTACATTGTATCTTTTATATAATAGTATCACTTTTTTGGTATCTATAACAAGAGTATCAAGTGTGAACACAGAACACTATTTTGATAttaatactttttattaattaatatatttaaaaaacttttaattaaaaaaataatttaaatatatacacAATTAATTATAGCAATCGTGGTATATGAAATTCATACCATAATGCACGAAAGTGATTTTAATTTGCGCACTCTCCTTTTATTTGACCTcagtaattaaacaaaaatatttgttttcatACAGCTTGTCTTTTCGTAGCAACTTTTTAGAACCATTATCtatataaacaataaatataataaggATGATAACGAGGAAGGTAAACTTTTTGCAGGTTtctcaaattttaaagaatttaaggATGTATGAGGATGACTCTTCAGTTAAACTTGTAATATTGAAGGTAATTAAAACGccatttaaaatatgaaaaaatattaggtgaataagttatttttgtaataagttcaattaaattatttttttatatgatttttaattttttaagatttaattattttagtgtgttttatgattttattaaatttttaattaaatttttatatttttaattgatttttatactacttttaattttataattagatcaTTTTcagtgtaaaaaatattaaagttaactGAATATCTTTTCGTAAATTGAAGGTATTTAgaattaagaatatatataattagatcTTTCATCACatattttttgtgaaaaatattttgttgattttaatatttttaatataaaaatgatctagttacaaaattaaaaactgagacccaattaaaaagaaaaaaaaaaactaagttagagatctaattacaaatttgacaAAGCTATAGAAACTAAATCGTAAttaaatattacttcaaccaatttttatcatactaataaattattagattaattttgttgaatttaGCTATGGTTTCACTTCATTCacctgtatatatatatatatatatacactttcttatagttattaataattttgttattattatatgtttgtttttataatttaaactaAACAATATTTGGCATTTATATATATTGGTGAACTAATATGTTTCTGAATTTCTTTCCCAATGTTAATTAGGGTAATGGAAAAGGATTTTGTGCCGGAGGTGATGTAGTATCAATAATTTCTACGTCACTCATAGGTATAATACTCAAATAAAAACCATCAACatagatataatcaaaatagttaatatttcgatttaattcttgtaatattttaatattacaaTTTTACTTAAAGCAACcgtcatttttaatttattccaaaattttatgaaatttgaattttaactactttaatttgtatataacatatagaactaaaatattttcttgtAAATAATGATCAGATTAATCACTTTTACATGCAAATGTGATAATTGGATGTTCATCATGTATTATGTAGTTTAAATTTATCAagagattattatatattctaaTCTGTAACCCTTACTTTAATAATCTAACTAGGACATTGGACTTACCCTGTGAAATTTTATGGTAAAACACTCATTTTGGACCATTTGGCAGCAACCTACAAAAAGCCTCTAGTAAGTTTGCATTcgctaataataattaaaaattaaaattttcaaaattaattatcattttgtaattcttaattattatcaTAAACGATTGTTTTTCAATTGTTGAAACCAGGTATCTGTGATTAATGGAGTGGTTATGGGAGGAGGAGCGGGTCTTTCCATGAACACAACCTTCAGAATTGTAACTGAAAAAGCTGTATGCTTCTCTACTATTACCTAATAAGATCAATTTCAGCAGAAAATTTCATCatcaatataacaaaaataaaattacgtTTCTAGTATGTGATATTATAAACTGAATtaccaaaatatatattatgttcCAATTAAAATATATAGGATGCGACATAGATTATATAATGTTCTGATACATAAATTTACGGTACAAGAGCGAAGGTTTCACCAATCATATCGTGTTTTTTTACACAAAAGGCCTTTCATCACATGTATgcaaaggaataaaattgatagtgaaattaaaagagaaaaactaaTGTGATCATTTTAATAACCACTAATTCATCAACTTAGtttgataattatataatttttgtttcaAGTTGATgctaaaaataacagaaaaatccCATAGTTtcagaaaaaatagaattgaggGTCGTTGAAGTCGAAGTGTTCTTTTTCTTCCGTTAAAAATTTCGTTACTTTTCGTAAAAATGATCAAGAAAAAAGTCACATTAGGTCTTCACTTATAAAAACAAGTATTGATATTtgatgaattattattattattattattattattattatttgtaggTATTTGCAATGCCAGAGGCACATATAGGGTATTTTCCAGATGTGGGTGCAAGTTACTTCCTATCTAGGCTTCCTGGCTATTTTGGTAATTAACTAAATAACTCAAATGCttcattttatatattatatgtatatataggaaaaacataaattactaaattatttattctaaaaatttaaattaataataaaaatacgtaaattattatatatctaaCACACCTTAGACACATCATATatctataaaataataattatctaCAATTCttactttttcataaaaatggCCTTATTAATTAATGAATCAATATGATTCTTTATTTGCTAGTTTTACCAAATTATTATTTGCAGGGGAGTATTTAGGGTTAACTGGAACTCGTTTGGATGGAATAGAAATGGCAGCATGTGGATTAGCTACACATTTCGTCCATTCCAccgtaatatatatatatatctaatgAAAGATTTGCCTCTAATTATTGGATTCATAacaataatgtaaccatatatttattagtatatttgttttgttttattttcattctatGTAATAGAAGCTTAATGCATTGGAAAATGCTCTACAAGCTATTACTTCTTCAAATGTATCAACAGTTTCTGCTTTAATAGAAACTTTCACAGAGAAACCAACTGTGAAAAAAGATAGCCCTTTCaagaggtaattaattattacgtcattacaaatattattattcttcttttaattaagatatatataattatatatgtgtgctatttgatataattgattaataatGCATTTCAACTAATCCTGTTCTCACTCTGAAAAAAGATTGGAGATTATAAACAAATGTTTCTCAAAAGGGACAGTGGAAGATATAATTCAATCCTTGGtaagtatatatattatttagtatacCATATATATCTGTTACGTTGAAAAACTGGAAtggaattataatttttaaaattatttatatagaaAAATGAATTAGAAAACAGAGCAGAAGAAAAGTGGATAACAAATACATTAAGCTCTATGCGTTTTTCAAGTCCCATGAGTCTTAAGATCTTCTTAAAATCTGTGAGTATATATAAAATGATCatttatctaaattaaattcatcgttattgtaaatttttgcacTAATCTATCTGTATGCATTCATGCTTTTTAGATCAGAAAAGGCAGAATAGAAAACATTGAAGAATGTCTTTACAGGGATTATAACATTGCTTGCCACCTCAATCGAAGAACAGTAAGCAATGATTTCTACGaggtaattaaatatttaaataaatattttttcctatGAATAAAGCTAAGAAAGtttagcaaataaataaatagttccTGGGATTATTATTTAATCAATATGAACTAATTCAATATACATCCCATTTGGTTATAATAACTACCAAGTATATGAAAAGATTGAGATTGGCCTTATTATTTGCCTCCTAATaagtttctctctttttatttttggcaaattattcaaattaaaatttttggtgaaTAGGGTTCAAGAGCAAAGCTGTTTGATAAAGACAACAAGCCTAAGGTAAAAAGCTAAGTGATGTTAATTTTATCTATTAGATATAAATAATTACTTGCATAATATTTCTTATACTCCTTATTAagctaaataatatatattttaattttttcatactttttttatttttgaactagTGGGAGCCTTCAAAGCTAGAGTTGGTTAGTGAAGAAATGGTGGATCAGCACTTTACAAATATCACTGACGATACATGGGAGCCTTTACAACTTCCTTTAAGATCCCATTCTCCAATCATAACTGCCTGCagattataattattgaattcaAGATATAATCTCTGGTGGGTGAAGGTTaagtgagaaaaaaaaaaaagataaaagttgAAGGTTAATCTTAGTTATAATTACTACAGCAATTTAATAATGCTATATATGATGAGAATTTAATTCTCATGTACTGTTAGTGTaaagcaaaaattttatttttgagaaatGTAAAAGTTgcaataaaaattatgaaatctAAATTGTCAAAACAGATAATATATTCTAGTAAGTGGTATTCACtattgttaattctttgtagttttttatttagtattaatgCTATCTTTTGGGATTTGTGTACGTCTTTATTTagtctaattaaatttttttttttgtatacaaggatactgtattatttttttttttttacttttttcgtTTAAAAAATATCAGGAAATACTACTTAaccaaagaagaaaataaaaaatggaaacCCTGCAAACGAGAACAACCACCAAAACTTGTTTGTTTATTACATTGCATAGAAACAGGACAATATACTATTATTGCACATTGGCACAATGACACAACAAGAATTTGAGATAAAAGTTTAAAGACTTCAAACATAAGATTGTGAAGATAAACGCCCAAGTACCCAACATTGGACTAATAGTAGTAAAGCCACGATCCACATTCAAATTATGATGACCACCACAATAAtgtaactaaattcatcactaGATGGAAATGGTTAGGAGAGAGTACGGTTTAGAGTCAATCTTAACCCTATTCGTAAgttgagatttttatataaacttaattattttctatttttctaattatatcCGTTCTTAATGTGCGGGTATCCGATCCTATCCGTAGATTATAAAAAAGATGcagtattattatataaattgatgataatttaaaaaagaattaatttttatgtaaaaaaatataaaattatcaattaataatctttttttagttgctaaaaattttctgcATTTAGTAAGAGATCTTTAGTTCAACATCcacttaaaacatatttttatataagtatataacatatacatatatagggtGCGGGTTGGTCGAATAGGACTCAACCCGCACCCTACCCTACCTATTGCAGATCGGATTGACAACCCTATC
The Arachis duranensis cultivar V14167 chromosome 5, aradu.V14167.gnm2.J7QH, whole genome shotgun sequence genome window above contains:
- the LOC107489727 gene encoding 3-hydroxyisobutyryl-CoA hydrolase 1-like, translated to MALSFKFDTEPINQVLFRGNSSVKLVILNRPHKLNVLNFEMVSQILKNLRMYEDDSSVKLVILKGNGKGFCAGGDVVSIISTSLIGHWTYPVKFYGKTLILDHLAATYKKPLVSVINGVVMGGGAGLSMNTTFRIVTEKAVFAMPEAHIGYFPDVGASYFLSRLPGYFGEYLGLTGTRLDGIEMAACGLATHFVHSTKLNALENALQAITSSNVSTVSALIETFTEKPTVKKDSPFKRLEIINKCFSKGTVEDIIQSLKNELENRAEEKWITNTLSSMRFSSPMSLKIFLKSIRKGRIENIEECLYRDYNIACHLNRRTVSNDFYEGSRAKLFDKDNKPKWEPSKLELVSEEMVDQHFTNITDDTWEPLQLPLRSHSPIITACRL